Proteins co-encoded in one Bos taurus isolate L1 Dominette 01449 registration number 42190680 breed Hereford chromosome X, ARS-UCD2.0, whole genome shotgun sequence genomic window:
- the KCND1 gene encoding A-type voltage-gated potassium channel KCND1 isoform X1, translating into MAAGVATWLPFARAAAVGWLPLAQQPLPPAPGVKASRGDEVLVVNVSGRRFETWKNTLDRYPDTLLGSSEKEFFYNADSGEYFFDRDPDMFRHVLNFYRTGRLHCPRQECIQAFDEELAFYGLVPELVGDCCLEEYRDRKKENAERLAEDEEAEQAGDGPTLPAGSSLRQRLWRAFENPHTSTAALVFYYVTGFFIAVSVIANVVETIPCRSPTRRPPREQPCGDRFPLAFFCMDTACVLIFTGEYLLRLFAAPSRCRFLRSVMSLIDVVAILPYYIGLFMPKNEDVSGAFVTLRVFRVFRIFKFSRHSQGLRILGYTLKSCASELGFLLFSLTMAIIIFATVMFYAEKGTNKTNFTSIPAAFWYTIVTMTTLGYGDMVPSTIAGKIFGSICSLSGVLVIALPVPVIVSNFSRIYHQNQRADKRRAQQKVRLARIRLAKSGTTNAFLQYKQNGSLEDSGGGEEQALCVRNRSAFEQQHHHLLHCLEKTTCHEFTDELTFSEALGAVSLGSRTSRSTSVSSQPVGAGSLLSSCCPRRAKRRAIRLANSTASVSRGSMQELDTLAGLRRSPAPQSRSSLNAKPHDSLDLTCDSRDFVAAIISIPTPPANTPDESQPSSPGGGGGGASSTLRNSSLGTPCLLPETVKISSL; encoded by the exons ATGGCGGCAGGCGTGGCCACCTGGCTGCCTTTCGCACGGGCAGCTGCTGTGGGCTGGTTGCCCCTGGCCCAGCAGCCCCTGCCCCCGGCGCCGGGGGTGAAGGCATCTCGAGGGGATGAGGTTCTGGTGGTGAATGTGAGCGGTCGGCGCTTTGAGACCTGGAAGAACACGCTGGACCGCTACCCAGACACTCTGCTGGGCAGTTCAGAGAAGGAATTCTTCTACAATGCCGACTCAGGCGAGTACTTCTTTGATCGCGACCCGGACATGTTTCGGCACGTGCTGAATTTCTACCGCACTGGCCGGCTGCACTGCCCGCGGCAGGAGTGCATCCAGGCCTTCGACGAAGAGTTGGCTTTCTATGGCCTGGTGCCTGAGCTCGTGGGCGACTGCTGCCTCGAAGAGTACCGGGACCGCAAGAAGGAGAACGCCGAGCGCCTAGCAGAGGACGAGGAGGCCGAGCAGGCCGGGGACGGCCCAACGCTGCCGGCTGGCAGCTCCCTGAGGCAGCGGCTCTGGCGGGCCTTCGAGAACCCGCATACAAGCACCGCGGCCCTCGTGTTCTACTACGTGACCGGCTTTTTCATCGCCGTGTCGGTCATTGCCAACGTGGTGGAGACCATTCCATGCCGTAGCCCTACACGGCGGCCACCAAGGGAGCAGCCCTGTGGCGACCGCTTCCCACTGGCCTTCTTCTGCATGGACACGGCCTGTGTACTCATATTTACGGGTGAATACCTCCTGCGGCTGTTTGCTGCGCCTAGCCGTTGCCGCTTCCTGCGGAGTGTGATGAGCCTCATTGACGTGGTGGCCATCCTGCCCTACTACATTGGGCTCTTCATGCCCAAGAACGAGGATGTCTCAGGCGCCTTTGTCACCCTGCGGGTGTTCCGGGTATTCCGCATCTTCAAGTTCTCCAGGCACTCACAGGGCTTGCGGATTCTGGGCTACACACTCAAGAGCTGTGCCTCTGAGCTGGgctttctcctcttttcccttACCATGGCCATCATCATATTCGCCACTGTTATGTTTTATGCTGAGAAGGGCACAAACAAGACCAACTTTACTAGCATCCCCGCGGCCTTCTGGTATACCATTGTCACCATGACCACACTTGG CTATGGAGATATGGTGCCCAGCACCATTGCTGGCAAGATTTTTGGATCCATCTGCTCACTCAGTGGCGTCTTGGTCATTGCCCTGCCTGTGCCAGTCATTGTGTCCAACTTTAGCCGCATCTACCACCAGAACCAGCGTGCTGACAAGCGCCGAGCACAGCAG AAGGTGCGCCTGGCAAGGATTCGGTTGGCAAAGAGTGGTACCACCAATGCCTTCCTGCAGTACAAGCAGAATGGGAGCCTTGAG GACAGTGGCGGTGGGGAGGAGCAGGCACTGTGTGTCAGGAACCGCTCTGCTTTCGAGCAGCAACATCATCACTTGCTGCATTGTCTAGAGAAGACGACG TGCCATGAGTTCACGGACGAGCTAACCTTCAGCGAGGCCCTGGGTGCTGTCTCGCTGGGTAGTCGCACCAGCCGCAGCACTTCCGTGTCCTCCCAGCCAGTGGGAGCTGGCAGCCTGCTATCTTCTTGCTGCCCCCGCAGGGCCAAGCGTCGTGCCATCCGCCTTGCCAACTCCACTGCCTCGGTCAGCCGTGGTAGCATGCAGGAGCTGGACACACTGGCAGGGCTGCGGAGGAGCCCTGCCCCTCAGAG CCGCTCAAGCCTCAATGCCAAGCCCCATGACAGCCTTGACTTGACCTGCGACAGCCGGGACTTCGTGGCTGCCATCATCAGTATCCCCACCCCTCCTGCCAACACCCCAGATGAGAGCCAACCTTCCTCCcctggcggtggtggtggtggggccaGCAGCACCCTCAGGAACTCCAGCCTGGGTACCCCTTGCCTCCTTCCCGAGACTGTCAAGATCTCTTCCCTATGA